One part of the Eriocheir sinensis breed Jianghai 21 chromosome 6, ASM2467909v1, whole genome shotgun sequence genome encodes these proteins:
- the LOC126987075 gene encoding uncharacterized protein LOC126987075, with the protein MSWSRSASGPPNVTSPAAGQFLPSPAPPRLSLPQGFSQQPTPHACVAVVPRHSLPSPASHFDAAPTAPSPRCTSPHPAQPPAPTGNSPPCISLYPPHTPPTAVSLLRQPSTPAFCRCGLRLPPSAPFYSRSIDPTVGVPEAAPPP; encoded by the exons ATGAG CTGGTCGCGCTCCGCCTCCGGCCCTCCCAACGTGACCTCTCCTGCCGCCGGCCAGTTCCTGCCCTCGCCCGCACCACCTCGCCTCAGCCTCCCTCAAGGATTCAGCCAGCAGCCCACCCCCCACGCATGTGTCGCCGTGGTACCTCGCCACTCCCTgcccagcccagccagccatttCGACGCCGCCCCTACAGCTCCCTCACCCCGCTGTACCTCGCCCCACCCAGCCCAGCCACCCGCTCCTACGGGTAACTCACCTCCGTGCATCAGCCTCTACCCGCCGCACACACCTCCCACGgctgtctccctccttcgccaGCCCAGCACACCAGCCTTCTGCCGTTGCGGTCTCCGGCTTCCCCCGTCGGCGCCTTTCTACTCCCGCAGCATCGACCCTACCGTTGGTGTTCCTGAGGCGGCACCCCCGCCGTAG